One genomic window of Manihot esculenta cultivar AM560-2 chromosome 16, M.esculenta_v8, whole genome shotgun sequence includes the following:
- the LOC110603784 gene encoding uncharacterized protein LOC110603784, which translates to MLKKQSTYRFFVNYLSTPNHQRPCHHFRALIMAYMTRNDSFFKGFHNLPQPSMSSSSLVPFYKIDNVSIDNISSVSFGFRIKRGGGVGLTLRGCSDSYKPGNESRPCAFTAPHHQLVRDLEIGLEDSSKSSSCNSGLYVNGHRTSQGGKLLGFPDYPLTGKIAVAVDVDEVLGNFVSALNRFIADRYSSNHSVSEYHVYEFFKIWNCSRDEANIRVHEFFKTPYFKSGIYPIPGSQQVLHKLSRLCKLSVVTSRQNVIKDHTIEWIQKHYPGIFEEIHFGNHFALDGESRTKSEICRSLGATVLIDDNPRYAVECAEAGIKVLLFDYENSYPWCKSDSAHQHPLVTKVHSWEQVEERLISWIS; encoded by the exons ATGTTAAAGAAGCAAAGCACTTATCGTTTCTTCGTTAACTATCTCTCTACTCCAAATCATCAACGACCCTGCCACCATTTTAGAGCTCTGATCATGGCTTATATGACCCGTAACGATTCTTTCTTCAAGGGATTTCATAATCTACCTCAACCGTCTATGTCTTCCTCGTCTCTTGTTCCTTTTTATAAGATCGATAATGTTTCCATTGACAATATTAGTAGTGTTAGTTTTGGTTTTAGGATAAAAAGGGGCGGAGGTGTTGGATTGACGCTGAGAGGCTGCTCTGACTCTTATAAGCCCGGGAATGAAAGCAGGCCTTGTGCATTTACTGCTCCCCACCATCAACTGGTGCGTGATCTCGAGATTGGTTTGGAAGATAGCAGCAAAAGCAGCAGCTGCAATAGTGGTCTATACGTAAATGGGCACAGGACTTCTCAAGGTGGAAAGCTTCTTGGCTTCCCTGACTACCCTCTTACTGGAAAAATTGCCGTGGCAGTTGATGTTGATGAGG TTCTTGGAAACTTTGTATCGGCTTTGAACAGATTTATTGCTGATCGGTACTCTTCCAATCATTCAGTGTCAGAATACCATGTTTATGAGTTCTTCAAG ATATGGAACTGTTCCCGTGATGAAG CCAACATCCGTGTCCACGAGTTCTTTAAGACACCATATTTCAAGTCTGGGATCTACCCAATCCCAGGTTCTCAGCAGGTGCTCCATAAGTTGTCAAGACTTTGTAAACTGTCTGTTGTGAC ATCTCGGCAGAATGTTATCAAGGATCACACAATTGAGTGGATACAGAAGCACTATCCAGGAATATTTGAAGAGATTCACTTTGGCAACCACTTTGCTCTCGATGGAGAGTCCAGAACTAAGTCAGAAATATGCAG GTCCTTAGGCGCAACAGTGCTGATTGATGATAACCCAAGATATGCGGTCGAATGTGCTGAAGCAGGAATCAAGGTTCTGCTTTTTGATTATGAGAATTCATATCCTTGGTGCAAGAGTGATTCAGCTCATCAACATCCCCTGGTCACCAAAGTTCATAGCTGGGAACAAGTAGAGGAGCGACTAATTTCGTGGATTTCTTAG